The following are from one region of the Patescibacteria group bacterium genome:
- a CDS encoding HAD family hydrolase codes for MIKLVAFDWNGTLLSDTRACWEGANEELMAAGVKPMSLQRYRQTFTIPFIDCLVKNGVERKYVLKNSEKLSNAFHSYYEPRAAKCRTRGGVREVLAWLKKNRIQSMIYSNHTIVGITAQLKRLKIGHHMDVVLANGTKQGALHKKGKGQKLNDYVKRHKLKPSEVISVGDTEEEIEIGKHYGYHTVAITGGYNTIARLKKHKPDFLIHNMKELIGIINKLNRK; via the coding sequence ATGATTAAACTTGTCGCCTTTGACTGGAACGGCACCTTGCTTTCCGATACCCGCGCCTGCTGGGAAGGAGCCAACGAAGAATTAATGGCGGCTGGCGTAAAGCCGATGAGCCTGCAAAGATACCGGCAGACTTTTACCATTCCTTTCATCGACTGCCTGGTAAAAAACGGGGTGGAGCGAAAGTATGTATTGAAAAACAGCGAGAAACTATCTAACGCCTTTCATAGCTATTATGAGCCCCGGGCGGCTAAATGCCGGACCCGCGGAGGCGTAAGGGAAGTTCTTGCTTGGTTGAAAAAAAACCGTATCCAATCCATGATTTATAGTAATCACACTATCGTCGGCATTACCGCCCAGCTTAAAAGATTAAAGATCGGGCATCACATGGACGTAGTTTTAGCAAACGGAACGAAACAAGGGGCGCTGCATAAAAAAGGTAAAGGGCAAAAATTAAATGATTATGTCAAACGGCATAAGTTAAAACCAAGCGAAGTAATTTCGGTCGGTGACACAGAAGAAGAAATTGAAATCGGCAAACACTACGGTTATCATACTGTCGCCATAACCGGCGGCTATAATACTATTGCCCGGCTTAAAAAACATAAACCGGATTTTTTAATCCATAACATGAAAGAGTTGATCGGAATTATTAATAAATTAAATAGAAAATAG